The following are from one region of the Silene latifolia isolate original U9 population chromosome 9, ASM4854445v1, whole genome shotgun sequence genome:
- the LOC141599396 gene encoding uncharacterized protein LOC141599396, whose amino-acid sequence MGATVKEEVKPYISKWSKATMDQSGEYLRIMRERIPATYMVKIESLASLKEAIAATNCNEKDHVELNHFKSGNYKWALCLYPEGNKKDDGKDHISLYLKLVKPPGNKVIATMFNFFIYDQLRDNYLMIQGLKEKRFHAAKTEWGVSRVISLDDFEDASNGFLKDDSCVFGVEIVYAYVNVQPQVAVVHTTTTSTTHLKSYSFKWEIPKFSKLKLPSQYSPEFNINGRSWKLKIYPNGELSSRSIGLYLYLNSTSSTKGNKLLVEAELRMKNQAKLSQGKDHKHTLGQWFVAGGSGRGYTNFIGLDNLEDFKWKDKIIIEVNVKEIAFVQM is encoded by the exons ATGGGAGCAACAGTCAAGGAGGAGGTAAAACCCTATATTTCCAAGTGGTCTAAGGCAACCATGGATCAATCTGGTG AGTATTTACGGATAATGAGAGAAAGAATTCCCGCAACATACATGGTAAAAATTGAATCTCTTGCGTCTCTAAAGGAAGCAATTGCCGCGACAAATTGCAATGAGAAAGACCACGTAGAACTAAATCACTTCAAATCAGGGAATTACAAATG GGCTTTGTGTCTTTACCCGGAGGGAAACAAGAAAGATGATGGCAAGGACCATATCTCCCTCTATTTGAAATTGGTTAAGCCACCCGGTAACAAAGTGATCGCGACGATGTTCAATTTTTTCATTTATGATCAATTAAGAGACAATTATTTGATGATCCAAG GTTTGAAGGAGAAGCGTTTTCATGCCGCAAAAACAGAATGGGGAGTATCAAGAGTAATATCATTGGATGATTTTGAGGACGCTTCCAATGGGTTCTTAAAAGACGATAGCTGCGTCTTTGGAGTAGAGATTGTTTACGCTTATGTAAATGTCCAACCTCAAGTTGCAGTTGTGCACACTACAACTACTAGTACTACTCATTTAAAGAGTTACAGCTTCAAATGGGAAATTCCAAAGTTTTCCAAGTTAAAACTCCCTAGTCAATATTCTCCAGAGTTCAATATCAATGGTCGGTCATG GAAATTAAAAATATACCCAAATGGAGAGCTGTCTTCTCGAAGCATTGGTCTATATTTGTACTTAAACAGTACTAGTTCTACCAAGGGCAACAAACTTCTTGTTGAAGCTGAGCTGCGCATGAAAAATCAAGCCAAGTTATCTCAAGGCAAAGATCACAAGCATACTC TTGGGCAGTGGTTTGTGGCAGGAGGTTCGGGGCGGGGCTACACAAATTTTATTGGATTAGATAATCTCGAAGATTTTAAGTGGAAGGACAAGATTATTATTGAAGTTAACGTAAAAGAAATTGCGTTTGTTCAAATGTAA